From Halapricum desulfuricans, a single genomic window includes:
- a CDS encoding ribose-phosphate diphosphokinase — MIVSGSHSQILSAELAAVTGRSLATVEYDRFPDGELKVRVPDPPTDQAVVVASTPTGDAHLELLQLQDALREAGVSEITTVLPYMGYARQDKVFETGDPISARAMARAVSTGTDRVLTVNPHERGVTDFFDVPTTAVDAAGRLAEPLADLAEPVFVAPDEGAIDLAGTVRDAYGGGETDYFEKTRHSSTDVEIEPRDADVAGRDVVLVDDIVATGSTMSEAVAAIGERDAARVFVTCVHPMLARNAVLKLSAAGVEAIYGTDTLERPVSEVSAAPAIAEQL, encoded by the coding sequence ATGATCGTCAGCGGCTCGCACTCCCAGATCCTCTCGGCCGAACTCGCCGCCGTCACCGGCCGATCGCTCGCCACCGTCGAGTACGATCGCTTTCCCGACGGGGAACTGAAGGTCCGTGTCCCGGACCCCCCAACTGATCAGGCGGTCGTCGTCGCCTCGACGCCAACCGGCGACGCCCATCTCGAACTCCTGCAACTGCAGGACGCTCTCCGGGAGGCCGGCGTCTCCGAGATCACTACCGTCCTGCCGTACATGGGCTATGCCCGCCAGGACAAGGTCTTCGAGACCGGCGACCCGATCTCCGCGCGGGCGATGGCGCGTGCGGTCTCGACGGGGACCGATCGCGTGCTGACGGTCAATCCCCACGAGCGGGGCGTGACCGACTTCTTCGACGTGCCCACGACCGCAGTCGACGCCGCCGGCCGACTCGCCGAGCCGCTGGCTGACCTGGCCGAACCGGTCTTCGTCGCGCCCGACGAGGGGGCGATCGATCTCGCCGGGACTGTCCGGGACGCCTACGGCGGCGGCGAGACCGACTACTTCGAGAAGACTCGCCACTCCAGTACCGACGTCGAGATCGAACCCCGCGACGCCGACGTGGCCGGCCGAGACGTGGTGCTCGTGGACGACATCGTCGCCACCGGCTCGACGATGTCCGAAGCCGTGGCCGCGATCGGCGAGCGCGACGCCGCGCGCGTGTTCGTCACCTGCGTCCACCCGATGTTGGCCCGCAACGCCGTGCTCAAGCTGTCAGCCGCCGGCGTCGAGGCGATCTACGGGACCGACACGCTCGAACGCCCTGTCAGCGAGGTCAGCGCCGCGCCGGCGATCGCCGAGCAACTGTGA
- a CDS encoding HVO_0234 family beta-propeller protein — MGELEEDRIYADTLGKTDVYVAAGLGVVEVSVSNDRIGQFKLHHRCTARDIAAYGTDLLVATDEDVLAIDPADDEPTVESLGFGPAVAVGGGDAPLAAAPDGTVARATDEGWTELGTVPEPRAIDWPLVATADGVFRADGSLEHVGLDDARDVVGGPTPYAGTTDGLYRLGPGWTRELDADTSVVAAADSRAHAVTADGLFETAGEGWRERETPTDEPIVDVGYIADGGVVAITGAGRFLVDPAAAKDGASGWRSRALGLDETAGFAIPEQ, encoded by the coding sequence ATGGGAGAACTCGAGGAAGACCGGATCTACGCCGACACGCTCGGCAAGACCGACGTCTACGTTGCGGCGGGGCTCGGCGTCGTCGAGGTGTCGGTCTCGAACGACCGTATCGGACAGTTCAAACTCCACCATCGCTGTACGGCCCGCGATATCGCTGCCTACGGCACGGACCTGCTGGTCGCGACCGACGAGGACGTGCTCGCGATCGATCCAGCCGATGACGAGCCGACCGTCGAGTCGCTGGGCTTCGGCCCGGCTGTGGCGGTCGGCGGCGGAGACGCACCCCTCGCAGCCGCGCCGGACGGGACTGTCGCCCGTGCCACCGACGAGGGGTGGACGGAACTGGGCACCGTCCCGGAGCCGCGAGCGATCGACTGGCCGCTCGTCGCCACCGCTGACGGCGTTTTCCGGGCCGACGGGAGTCTCGAGCACGTCGGACTGGACGACGCCCGGGACGTGGTCGGCGGGCCGACGCCGTACGCCGGGACGACTGACGGACTCTATCGACTCGGACCGGGCTGGACGCGTGAACTCGACGCCGACACGTCGGTCGTGGCCGCCGCGGACTCGCGAGCGCACGCCGTGACGGCCGACGGGCTGTTCGAAACTGCGGGCGAGGGCTGGCGCGAACGCGAGACGCCGACGGACGAACCCATCGTCGATGTCGGCTATATCGCCGACGGCGGCGTCGTCGCGATCACCGGTGCGGGGCGGTTTCTGGTCGATCCCGCGGCGGCCAAAGACGGCGCCAGCGGATGGCGCTCACGCGCGCTCGGGCTCGACGAGACGGCCGGGTTCGCGATTCCGGAACAGTAG
- a CDS encoding phosphotransferase family protein, translated as MSSPAANIEAVLEESGPDYEDFTYEQPTGGSQSAVYIVSLSYQGETYEVVVKFQPNDEATFALEPRLHEYVADRTSLPVPRILVFEPYPDRDVPPYFVTERMQGESLSDQFDGLDADLQDRIMTQVGEILGELNSTIAFEGFGYFGLDDDRLVVENLTWDWREFFESFTRRHLDRLESTPFDDLRDPAERAIDRSIETIPTTATPRLVHDDFRPANLTFDPDADQPIRAVLDWQNALAGHPEYNVAQAELLFVDSVVRDPDRRASLRDRFHEGYRDHREFPTEDGYDRRRPLYQLSTLLWRMGGFEQAFADAGGLAEARAKAYYREQFEHLVSALSE; from the coding sequence GTGTCCTCTCCCGCAGCGAACATCGAGGCTGTGCTCGAGGAATCCGGACCGGACTACGAGGACTTCACCTACGAGCAGCCGACGGGCGGGAGCCAGAGCGCCGTCTACATCGTCTCGCTGAGCTATCAGGGCGAGACCTACGAGGTCGTCGTGAAGTTTCAGCCCAACGACGAGGCGACGTTCGCGCTCGAGCCGCGACTCCACGAGTACGTCGCCGACCGGACGTCGCTGCCGGTGCCGCGCATCCTCGTGTTCGAACCCTACCCGGACCGTGACGTCCCGCCGTATTTCGTCACCGAGCGCATGCAAGGCGAGAGTCTCTCGGATCAGTTCGACGGTCTCGACGCCGATCTACAGGATCGTATCATGACACAGGTCGGCGAGATCCTGGGCGAACTCAACTCGACGATCGCCTTCGAGGGGTTCGGCTATTTCGGGCTCGACGACGACCGTCTCGTCGTCGAGAACCTCACCTGGGACTGGCGGGAGTTCTTCGAATCGTTCACGCGGCGACACCTCGATCGTCTCGAATCGACGCCGTTCGACGACTTGCGCGACCCTGCGGAACGCGCGATCGACCGCTCGATCGAGACCATCCCGACCACCGCGACGCCGCGGCTCGTCCACGACGATTTCCGCCCGGCCAATCTGACGTTCGATCCCGATGCCGACCAGCCGATCAGGGCCGTTCTGGACTGGCAGAACGCCCTCGCCGGTCACCCCGAGTACAACGTCGCTCAGGCGGAGTTGCTGTTCGTCGATTCGGTCGTTCGCGATCCCGACCGGCGGGCGTCGCTTCGCGACCGGTTCCACGAGGGGTATCGGGACCATCGGGAATTCCCCACCGAGGACGGCTACGATCGCCGCCGCCCCCTGTATCAACTCTCGACGCTGTTGTGGCGGATGGGCGGGTTCGAGCAGGCCTTCGCCGACGCCGGCGGGCTCGCCGAAGCCCGTGCCAAGGCGTACTACCGCGAACAGTTCGAGCACCTCGTTTCCGCGCTTTCGGAGTGA
- a CDS encoding 50S ribosomal protein L40e: MASFDKAEGRILDKQICMRCNARNPERADQCRKCGYKNLRPKAKEPRTV; encoded by the coding sequence ATGGCCAGTTTCGACAAAGCTGAGGGACGCATCCTCGACAAACAGATCTGCATGCGCTGTAACGCTCGCAACCCCGAGCGTGCCGACCAGTGTCGCAAGTGCGGCTACAAGAACCTCCGACCGAAGGCCAAAGAGCCGCGAACGGTATAA
- a CDS encoding MBL fold metallo-hydrolase encodes MDVYNVTADAETFTANAYLAVGDRTTLVDAGAMDGVVDVVASHTDALDAVVLTHQHGDHVAELGAVVEAFDPDVYAYADHPLRTHAVADGETVTVGDESCEVVFTPGHADDHVSLVGPSSLFSGDVVVHDDGAFDYGSFGRTDRPGQSRERLIDSIRRLLDRMPDSVEHMYAGHGSVFHGDVRDVVETALERAERRDPKYPD; translated from the coding sequence ATGGATGTGTACAACGTCACGGCCGACGCGGAGACGTTCACCGCGAACGCGTATCTCGCCGTCGGCGACCGGACGACGCTGGTCGACGCGGGCGCGATGGACGGCGTTGTCGACGTCGTCGCCTCTCACACGGATGCTCTCGATGCCGTCGTCCTGACCCACCAGCACGGCGATCACGTCGCCGAGCTGGGTGCCGTCGTCGAGGCATTCGATCCCGACGTGTACGCCTACGCCGACCACCCGCTCCGGACTCACGCCGTCGCGGACGGCGAGACAGTCACCGTCGGCGACGAGTCCTGCGAGGTCGTCTTCACGCCCGGCCACGCCGACGATCACGTCTCGCTCGTCGGCCCGTCGTCGCTGTTCAGCGGCGACGTCGTCGTCCACGACGACGGTGCGTTCGACTACGGTAGCTTCGGCCGGACCGACCGGCCGGGCCAGTCACGCGAGCGACTCATCGACAGCATCCGCCGACTCCTCGATCGAATGCCCGATAGCGTCGAGCACATGTACGCCGGGCACGGGTCGGTCTTTCACGGCGACGTCCGCGATGTCGTCGAGACCGCGCTCGAACGCGCCGAGCGACGCGACCCGAAATATCCAGACTGA
- a CDS encoding transposase, producing the protein MPTKTLEATLAPPTAHKERKLQELHDLYHEGLHEAFEAGANTQSAVNDIVTPYDLPYQVKDALKNYVPSLDDAQELSDDHPTRMVNRAAGFDYSEERTHSYVWEVPQPGRGTNFWIPLRINPEQEQLWADLLDGNVSPGQLQLIQNRTSWTLHIAVEYAVEDADYDTESDDVTHIGLDIGESSLIMGCALTDGSPTRPLVCDGGRAKHLRKEMHTTLKRLQERDAAEWRIDERFDHYQNALTDIVEKASRQAVEYARQFEKPVLVMEDLTYIRESLDCGKFMNRRLHAWAFARLQGRIEDKAREAGIPVEYVNAAYTSQTCHECGHIGYRDSGGVFHCTNDECHITTFEGDINGAINIAQRADPWGESVPLKPAGNDSPRDGSACDSTTTHTEQSQSEQMTLGEFGSKPTASN; encoded by the coding sequence ATGCCGACTAAGACGCTCGAAGCGACACTCGCGCCGCCGACAGCCCACAAAGAGCGAAAGCTACAGGAACTCCATGACCTGTATCACGAGGGACTACACGAAGCGTTCGAGGCTGGCGCTAATACGCAGTCGGCAGTCAACGACATTGTGACGCCCTACGACCTGCCGTATCAGGTCAAAGACGCACTCAAAAACTACGTGCCGTCGTTAGACGACGCACAGGAATTGAGTGACGACCACCCGACACGGATGGTCAACCGTGCCGCCGGCTTCGACTACTCAGAGGAGCGAACACACAGCTACGTGTGGGAAGTCCCGCAACCCGGACGTGGGACGAATTTCTGGATACCGCTTCGCATCAATCCTGAACAGGAGCAACTGTGGGCCGACCTGCTGGACGGAAATGTGTCGCCCGGTCAACTCCAACTGATACAGAATCGAACATCATGGACGCTACACATCGCTGTCGAGTATGCCGTCGAGGACGCCGACTACGATACCGAGAGCGACGACGTGACGCACATCGGTCTGGACATTGGTGAATCGTCGCTTATCATGGGCTGTGCCCTCACAGACGGTTCACCGACCCGCCCGCTTGTGTGTGACGGGGGCCGTGCCAAGCATCTCCGCAAAGAGATGCACACGACGCTGAAACGACTGCAAGAGCGTGACGCTGCCGAGTGGCGCATAGACGAGCGGTTCGACCACTATCAAAACGCCCTGACAGATATTGTCGAGAAGGCGTCTCGGCAGGCTGTCGAGTACGCCCGGCAATTCGAGAAGCCGGTGCTGGTGATGGAGGACCTGACTTACATCCGCGAATCGCTGGACTGCGGCAAATTCATGAACCGGCGACTCCACGCATGGGCGTTCGCTCGGTTGCAGGGCCGTATCGAGGACAAAGCGCGAGAGGCTGGTATCCCGGTCGAATACGTGAACGCCGCATACACGTCGCAGACGTGCCACGAGTGCGGTCACATCGGCTACCGAGACAGTGGCGGAGTGTTCCACTGTACGAACGACGAGTGCCACATCACGACGTTTGAGGGAGATATAAACGGCGCTATCAATATCGCACAGCGGGCAGACCCGTGGGGAGAGAGCGTGCCGCTGAAACCGGCAGGCAATGACTCGCCTCGGGATGGGAGTGCCTGTGACAGCACCACGACCCACACCGAGCAGAGCCAATCAGAGCAGATGACGCTCGGTGAGTTCGGGTCGAAACCCACTGCCAGTAACTAA
- a CDS encoding DUF5786 family protein gives MGFGSYDESEQENQEYDTDLDDDGVSADENTHDGDVEFEFTASNDELIDKLSDIKENT, from the coding sequence ATGGGGTTCGGGAGCTACGACGAATCCGAACAGGAGAATCAGGAGTACGACACGGACCTCGATGACGACGGCGTTTCTGCGGATGAGAACACCCACGACGGTGACGTCGAGTTCGAGTTTACCGCCTCGAACGACGAGTTGATCGACAAACTTTCCGACATCAAGGAGAACACGTGA
- a CDS encoding DUF99 family protein, with protein MKSGVRALGVAESYRADTSTLAGAVVRADRVVDGFVFGQCTVGASDATASVIEMIERVDRPDVRYVMLAGIAPAWYNVLDLWRINEAVERPVLSVSFEDSDGLESALRAAFDGEALAERLATYRDQPERRAVELDGEAVYVRAVGCSDGEAERVIRAFTPEGGRPEPLRVAREAARAVETVRRES; from the coding sequence ATGAAGTCGGGGGTTCGCGCCCTCGGTGTGGCCGAGTCCTACCGGGCGGACACGAGCACGCTCGCCGGTGCAGTCGTGCGTGCCGACCGCGTCGTCGACGGCTTCGTTTTCGGGCAGTGTACGGTCGGCGCCAGCGACGCGACCGCATCGGTGATCGAGATGATCGAGCGAGTGGATCGGCCGGACGTTCGGTACGTCATGCTGGCCGGGATCGCGCCCGCCTGGTACAACGTGCTCGATCTGTGGCGGATCAACGAGGCGGTCGAGCGGCCGGTGCTGTCGGTCTCCTTCGAGGACAGCGACGGGCTGGAGTCGGCTCTGCGTGCGGCCTTCGACGGCGAGGCTCTCGCGGAGCGGCTCGCGACCTATCGCGACCAGCCGGAACGACGAGCCGTCGAACTCGACGGGGAGGCCGTTTACGTCAGAGCCGTCGGCTGTTCGGACGGGGAGGCTGAGCGAGTTATTCGGGCGTTCACGCCGGAAGGCGGGCGTCCCGAACCGCTGCGGGTCGCGAGGGAAGCCGCCAGAGCGGTCGAGACGGTCCGGCGGGAATCGTGA
- a CDS encoding uracil-DNA glycosylase: protein MDEQLRVTDCERCSELVDSRSRIVDGVGPADADLLFVGEGPGAQEDQEGKPFVGRSGDVLDDALRDGGLSRADVRITNCVRCRPPENRDPTSEELEHCRGYLETEIDRVDPDVIVTLGKVPSEHLLERDVAVTSEAGEVFDAQVAGQPRRVLVSVHPAATLYDRSQEATFEATIERAAEFTDGGDQARLGEF, encoded by the coding sequence ATGGACGAGCAGTTGCGCGTCACCGACTGCGAACGCTGTAGTGAACTCGTCGACTCCCGGAGCCGGATCGTCGACGGCGTCGGTCCGGCGGATGCGGACCTGCTGTTCGTCGGCGAGGGGCCGGGCGCACAGGAAGATCAGGAGGGCAAGCCGTTCGTCGGCCGCAGCGGGGACGTCCTTGACGACGCCCTTCGGGATGGCGGACTCTCGCGGGCGGACGTCCGGATCACCAACTGCGTGCGCTGTCGGCCGCCCGAGAACCGCGATCCGACGAGCGAAGAACTCGAACACTGCCGGGGATACCTCGAGACCGAAATCGACCGCGTCGATCCGGACGTGATCGTCACGCTCGGGAAAGTCCCCAGCGAGCACCTGCTGGAGCGGGACGTGGCCGTCACGAGCGAGGCGGGCGAGGTGTTCGACGCGCAGGTCGCCGGCCAGCCCCGTCGCGTGCTCGTGTCGGTCCACCCGGCGGCGACGCTGTACGACCGCAGTCAGGAGGCGACCTTCGAGGCGACGATCGAGCGCGCCGCCGAGTTCACCGACGGCGGCGACCAGGCGCGGCTCGGCGAGTTCTAG
- the hisH gene encoding imidazole glycerol phosphate synthase subunit HisH, with the protein MSSTRETTASIVVVDYGLGNLRSVTRGLERAGASVEISDDPTDFEAADGIVLPGVGAFSEGMDNAGPFRETLIELAEDGKPFFGICLGMQMLLTTSEEAEHAGEGGAEGLDLIPGSNRRFTGDRKIPHMGWNELSVEREHPLVEGVDGEYAYFVHSYYADPEDPDAIVTTTDYGTEFASVVANEAGNVFGTQFHPEKSGETGLQILRNFVDYCAEQ; encoded by the coding sequence ATGAGCAGCACGCGCGAGACCACGGCGTCGATCGTGGTGGTCGACTACGGGCTCGGGAACCTCCGAAGCGTCACCCGTGGACTGGAACGTGCCGGGGCGAGCGTCGAGATCAGCGACGACCCTACCGACTTCGAGGCCGCCGACGGGATCGTTCTGCCCGGTGTGGGGGCGTTCTCCGAGGGGATGGACAACGCCGGCCCGTTCCGGGAAACGCTTATCGAGCTCGCAGAGGACGGCAAGCCCTTCTTCGGGATCTGCCTGGGGATGCAGATGCTGCTGACGACCAGCGAGGAAGCCGAACACGCCGGCGAGGGCGGCGCCGAAGGGCTGGACCTGATCCCGGGGTCGAACCGTCGGTTCACCGGCGACCGCAAGATCCCGCATATGGGCTGGAACGAGCTATCTGTCGAGCGCGAGCATCCGCTCGTCGAGGGCGTCGACGGGGAATACGCCTACTTCGTCCACTCCTACTATGCCGACCCCGAGGACCCCGACGCCATCGTGACGACGACCGACTACGGCACCGAGTTCGCCAGCGTCGTCGCCAACGAGGCCGGCAACGTCTTCGGGACGCAGTTCCACCCCGAAAAGAGCGGTGAGACCGGACTGCAGATTCTACGGAACTTCGTCGACTACTGCGCGGAGCAGTGA
- the arsM gene encoding arsenite methyltransferase → MTNDERAVRRLVRDRYADAASDGCCGGAETSCCGGGDSGSDASGTDGDADRIAREIGYDDESLETVEGEANLGLGCGNPTAIADLEPGETVLDLGSGGGFDCFLAAREVGPEGRVIGVDMTPEMIEKARANAGENDAGNVSFRLGEIEHLPVADTTVDVIISNCVVNLSPAKDRVFEEAYRVLRPGGRLAITDPVRIDSLPDGVRGDPGSLAGCISGAESPETITTLLEAAGFVDISVELDPDSREVIDEWHDEYDLGGSLLSARIEAEKPAE, encoded by the coding sequence ATGACGAACGACGAACGTGCGGTTCGACGGCTGGTTCGGGACCGCTACGCCGACGCTGCGAGCGACGGCTGCTGTGGCGGAGCCGAGACGTCCTGCTGTGGGGGCGGCGACAGCGGCTCCGATGCCAGTGGTACAGACGGCGACGCCGACAGAATCGCCCGTGAGATCGGCTACGACGACGAGTCGCTCGAGACCGTCGAGGGCGAGGCCAACCTCGGACTGGGCTGTGGCAACCCGACGGCGATCGCCGACCTCGAACCGGGCGAGACGGTCCTCGATCTGGGCTCCGGGGGCGGCTTCGACTGCTTTCTGGCCGCCCGGGAAGTTGGGCCCGAGGGCCGAGTCATCGGCGTCGATATGACGCCGGAGATGATCGAGAAAGCCCGCGCGAACGCCGGAGAGAACGATGCCGGAAACGTCTCGTTTCGCCTGGGCGAAATCGAACACCTTCCGGTCGCTGATACGACCGTCGACGTGATCATATCTAACTGTGTGGTCAACCTCTCACCGGCGAAAGATCGGGTGTTCGAGGAAGCCTACCGCGTCCTCCGACCGGGCGGCCGGCTGGCGATCACCGATCCGGTCCGGATCGACTCGCTCCCCGACGGTGTCCGGGGCGACCCCGGATCGCTGGCGGGCTGTATCAGCGGTGCCGAGTCACCGGAGACGATCACGACCCTGCTCGAAGCAGCTGGATTCGTCGATATCAGCGTCGAACTCGATCCCGACAGTCGCGAGGTCATCGACGAGTGGCACGACGAGTACGATCTCGGCGGATCGCTGCTCTCGGCGCGGATCGAGGCCGAGAAACCGGCCGAGTGA
- a CDS encoding ArsR/SmtB family transcription factor: MSGDVDVATEEAACCEPVGAVDTEALAADVELLSAMGNDTRYELLRRIDGADREACVCDLEAAVGVSQSAVSQALSRLYTAGLVTRRKDGNWRYYGLTDEAEQLLSTLDAIRGDRR; encoded by the coding sequence ATGAGTGGTGACGTAGACGTGGCGACCGAGGAAGCGGCCTGCTGTGAGCCGGTTGGGGCGGTCGACACCGAGGCGCTGGCGGCGGACGTCGAGTTGCTGTCGGCGATGGGCAACGACACGCGATACGAGTTGCTCCGGCGGATCGACGGTGCGGACCGCGAGGCCTGTGTCTGTGACCTCGAAGCGGCCGTCGGTGTCAGCCAGAGTGCCGTGAGCCAGGCGCTCTCACGGCTGTACACCGCGGGGCTGGTGACACGGCGGAAGGACGGCAACTGGCGATACTACGGGTTGACCGACGAGGCCGAACAGTTGCTCTCGACGCTGGACGCGATTCGGGGGGATCGCCGATGA
- the folP gene encoding dihydropteroate synthase, producing the protein MDYHEAANFCLELRRFPPGRETDATEALLSELGDPHEAVRAIQIAGSNGKGSTARMLESTLREAGLSVGLYTSPHLDDVRERITVDGRKLPKAALIEFAERIQPYVTERAAEGEAPTFFETMTVLALWQFARAGVDVAVLEVGIGGRYDATSVVDPVASAVTSVSLEHTDLLGETVEEIARDKAHVAPADAPIVTGATGSAREAIREVAGEVVTVDEDDADTTVSYGGVRDTDGQVELDGEGFHVETRLPLPGAHQARNAGVAATLARQVADVDEETLGRGLRNAHWPGRFEVMDREPLTVLDGAHNPGGCERVAETLEEFEYDDLHLVVGAMVEKDHEGIAAALPDPAHVVACQADVDRAEDETVVAAAFGSAYPDATVETRSDVAGALEEALDAADPDDAVLVSGSLYTVREARTRWTRAVIPKRIEELDDARETLSGAHVTDAGVWRMRGKGVHRVLKTRVQPRQAQYLKEELLSLGGECAVSGLNNQDEEPLDVVLMATMAQFKRLVGKLEGQPYGLSPLADRLREHLEIGVEPDRRGYPWEDGTAIMGILNVTPDSFHDGGEYDAVEDAVARAEEMVENGVDIVDIGGESTRPGADPVPAEEEIERVVPVIERVTELDVAISIDTRKAPVAEAALAAGADILNDVSGLEDPEMRHLAADYDVPVVVMHSIDTPVDPDREVHYDDVVEDAIDQLKERVLLAEKAGLDRSQILVDPGIGFGKTPAEDFELLGRLEEFRALGCPVLVGHSHKSLFGHIGRDSDERLAPTVAGTALAAEHGADVVRVHDVAENVAARDVVAAAEDPDAAE; encoded by the coding sequence ATGGACTATCACGAGGCGGCGAACTTCTGTCTGGAACTCCGCCGGTTCCCGCCCGGACGCGAGACCGACGCTACCGAGGCGTTGCTGTCGGAGCTGGGCGACCCCCACGAGGCGGTGCGGGCGATCCAGATCGCCGGATCGAACGGCAAGGGCTCGACGGCCAGAATGCTCGAATCCACGCTTCGGGAGGCGGGGCTATCGGTGGGATTGTACACCTCGCCGCATCTGGACGACGTCCGGGAGCGGATCACGGTCGACGGTCGCAAGCTCCCGAAAGCGGCGCTGATCGAGTTCGCCGAGCGGATCCAGCCGTACGTGACCGAGCGGGCAGCCGAAGGGGAGGCGCCGACGTTCTTCGAGACGATGACCGTGCTGGCGCTGTGGCAGTTCGCCCGCGCCGGCGTCGACGTCGCGGTACTTGAGGTCGGGATCGGCGGCCGTTACGACGCCACGAGCGTGGTCGATCCGGTCGCCAGCGCCGTCACCAGCGTCAGCCTCGAACACACGGATCTGCTGGGTGAGACCGTCGAGGAGATTGCCCGGGACAAGGCCCACGTCGCACCTGCGGACGCGCCGATTGTCACCGGTGCGACCGGCTCCGCACGCGAAGCGATCCGCGAGGTCGCCGGCGAGGTCGTGACCGTCGACGAGGACGACGCCGACACGACGGTTTCCTACGGCGGTGTGAGAGACACGGACGGGCAGGTCGAACTCGACGGCGAGGGGTTTCACGTCGAGACGCGGCTGCCGCTGCCGGGCGCTCACCAGGCCCGCAACGCGGGCGTCGCCGCGACGCTGGCCCGACAGGTCGCCGACGTCGACGAGGAGACGCTGGGGAGGGGGCTGCGAAACGCCCACTGGCCCGGCCGGTTCGAAGTGATGGACCGGGAGCCGCTGACCGTCCTCGACGGGGCGCACAACCCCGGCGGCTGCGAGCGGGTCGCCGAGACTCTCGAGGAGTTCGAGTACGACGACCTCCATCTGGTCGTCGGCGCGATGGTCGAGAAGGACCACGAGGGTATCGCCGCCGCCCTGCCCGATCCGGCGCACGTCGTGGCCTGTCAAGCCGACGTCGACCGGGCCGAAGACGAGACAGTCGTGGCCGCCGCCTTCGGGAGTGCGTACCCCGACGCGACGGTCGAGACGCGCTCTGACGTGGCGGGCGCCCTGGAGGAGGCACTCGACGCCGCCGATCCGGACGACGCCGTCCTCGTGTCCGGATCGCTGTACACCGTTCGGGAAGCCCGCACACGCTGGACGCGGGCGGTCATCCCCAAGCGGATCGAGGAGCTAGACGACGCACGCGAGACCCTGTCGGGGGCGCACGTCACCGACGCGGGCGTCTGGCGGATGCGCGGGAAGGGCGTCCACCGCGTCCTCAAGACGCGCGTCCAGCCCCGCCAGGCCCAGTACCTCAAAGAGGAGTTGCTCTCGCTCGGCGGGGAGTGTGCGGTCTCGGGGCTGAACAACCAGGACGAGGAGCCCCTGGACGTCGTGCTGATGGCGACGATGGCGCAGTTCAAGCGGCTGGTCGGGAAACTCGAGGGGCAGCCCTACGGCCTCTCGCCGCTCGCGGATCGGCTGCGTGAGCACCTCGAAATCGGCGTCGAACCCGACCGGCGGGGTTACCCCTGGGAGGACGGCACCGCGATCATGGGGATCCTCAACGTCACGCCGGACTCGTTCCACGACGGCGGCGAGTACGACGCCGTCGAGGACGCCGTCGCCAGGGCCGAGGAGATGGTCGAAAACGGGGTCGACATCGTCGACATCGGAGGGGAGTCGACCCGACCCGGCGCGGATCCGGTCCCGGCCGAAGAAGAGATCGAGCGCGTCGTGCCGGTGATCGAGCGCGTCACCGAGCTGGACGTCGCGATCTCGATCGACACGCGCAAGGCGCCGGTCGCCGAGGCCGCACTGGCAGCGGGCGCGGACATCCTCAACGACGTGTCGGGACTCGAAGATCCCGAGATGCGTCATCTCGCGGCCGACTACGACGTGCCGGTCGTGGTGATGCACAGCATCGACACGCCGGTCGATCCCGATCGAGAGGTCCACTACGACGACGTCGTCGAGGACGCCATCGACCAGTTGAAAGAGCGGGTCCTGCTGGCCGAGAAGGCCGGGCTGGACCGGTCACAGATCCTCGTCGACCCCGGGATCGGGTTCGGGAAGACGCCCGCCGAGGACTTCGAGTTGCTCGGCCGGCTCGAGGAGTTCCGGGCGCTGGGCTGTCCGGTGCTAGTCGGCCACTCACACAAGTCGCTGTTCGGTCATATCGGGCGTGACAGCGACGAGCGATTAGCTCCGACTGTCGCCGGGACGGCGCTGGCGGCCGAACACGGCGCCGACGTGGTCCGCGTGCACGACGTCGCGGAGAACGTCGCCGCCCGGGACGTCGTGGCTGCCGCCGAGGATCCGGACGCCGCCGAATGA